A window of the Cystobacter fuscus genome harbors these coding sequences:
- a CDS encoding esterase: protein MRANTVTYSHPREEVVNFRAGDGKPLNLIRVRGSRAPVKGPVILVHGAGVRANIFRAPIPRTLVDTLVADGYDVWLENWRASIDVAPNEWTFDQAAVHDHPKAIETIVQKTGWNEVKAIVHCQGATSFILSAVAGLLPQVKLIISNAVSLHPVMSRATCLKLSQLVPLLSRWTSYLNPQWGLGSRGLLPQTLTLMARATHHECDNTVCKMVSVIYGLGHPTLWSHENLNPQTHEWVKQEFAQVPLSFFRQMLESLRAGYTIPVEGYRELPHDVALRRPQTEARFVFMTGRNNRCFLAESQQRSYEIMSRYRRGYHSLHVVPGYGHLDVFMGKHAPRDVFPLIQAELNRPVREHS from the coding sequence ATGCGTGCCAATACCGTGACCTATTCCCACCCGCGTGAGGAGGTCGTGAACTTCCGTGCGGGCGATGGCAAGCCATTGAATCTCATCCGGGTCCGAGGCTCTCGCGCTCCAGTCAAGGGGCCCGTGATCCTCGTGCATGGCGCCGGCGTGCGCGCCAACATCTTCCGTGCCCCCATTCCGCGGACGCTCGTCGATACCCTCGTCGCCGATGGCTACGATGTCTGGCTGGAGAACTGGCGGGCCAGCATCGACGTCGCGCCCAACGAGTGGACGTTCGATCAGGCGGCCGTCCATGACCACCCCAAGGCCATCGAGACGATCGTCCAGAAGACGGGCTGGAACGAGGTCAAGGCCATCGTCCATTGCCAGGGCGCGACGAGCTTCATCCTCTCGGCGGTCGCCGGGCTGCTGCCCCAGGTGAAGCTGATCATCAGCAACGCCGTCTCCCTGCACCCGGTGATGTCGCGCGCCACGTGCCTCAAGCTGAGCCAACTCGTCCCCCTGCTCTCACGGTGGACGTCCTACCTCAATCCCCAGTGGGGCCTTGGCTCCAGGGGCCTGCTCCCCCAGACCCTCACCCTCATGGCGCGAGCCACCCATCACGAGTGCGACAACACCGTGTGCAAGATGGTGAGCGTCATCTACGGCCTGGGCCATCCCACGCTCTGGAGTCACGAGAACCTCAATCCGCAAACCCATGAATGGGTGAAGCAGGAGTTCGCCCAGGTGCCCCTCTCCTTCTTCCGGCAGATGCTCGAGAGCCTGCGCGCGGGCTACACCATTCCCGTCGAGGGCTACCGGGAGCTGCCCCACGACGTGGCCCTGCGCCGCCCCCAGACGGAGGCCCGGTTCGTCTTCATGACCGGCCGGAACAACCGGTGCTTCCTCGCCGAGAGCCAGCAGCGCTCCTACGAGATCATGTCCCGCTACCGGCGTGGCTACCACTCGCTGCACGTGGTGCCGGGCTACGGCCACCTCGATGTCTTCATGGGCAAGCACGCGCCCAGGGACGTCTTCCCCCTCATCCAGGCCGAGCTGAACCGGCCTGTCCGGGAGCACTCATGA
- a CDS encoding protein kinase domain-containing protein, producing the protein MADGTPDSTDNPASNQAPRSQGAGLEDSDFDDSLLRAVAEGPALFRKPAVGERLGGSDGRRFEILGELGQGGMGQVFRARDAELQRVVALKFFRPREDAGAAGSLELLRQESRAIARLDHENIIRVFDVAEWVGASWEPRIPFLIMECLEGESLTSLLRRERRPGVRRALEVMEGVAAGLAHAHERHILHRDLKPSNVFISPQGRVKLFDFGLAWSRLAGDSASAFLPIAGTPAYMSPEQWRGGAQDARSDLWSAGVLLYELLCGDPPYPCASLDELRERVTSTEPVPSVRTCCPDVPEELEALVASLLAKAPEARLPSAQQLLDRLRQLQEGLGPWREEPRGVVPQRRAVTLMSCLLVGAQGVSETSDPEDLSELEANFHKRCSEITQAHGGSITSCMGDEVLACFGYPVAHEEDAEHAVATALELSANGFVLQVGLHTETVVLDDSLPQLHGRAPTIQGEAPRIAAWLARQARPGTVVLSQTTHTLVRQAFDAVPLGEHSFEGLSKARPMPLWRAVRARETVFRFDRTLAAGALTPMVGREEELRRLLGFWKEAQEGRGSFVLLSGEAGLGKSRLLLELRQRIPPSSCTLLRCQCWSQFSQSAFHPIIEMMQGMLRLAPEGSPQDNRRVLDARLTQWGLDEEQRELLAAFLSLPSEGAAPRFPLSPEQRKERTREALTELLLHLTHARPVLGVVEDLHWADPSTRELLNTVLSRVGHARMLFVASTREADGRSEGPSYHHVTLERLSAPLTARLAREAANTELPEEMLRLLVEKTEGVPLFVEELSRQVAAGGSVPALPLTLHGLLLARLDALPVRLKTLVQLCAVVGRGFTRKLMASLTRREPSSLREDLEALVAAGLLQRSEDVEEGIAYQFRHALFQEAAYQSLPRGPRRHHHRRIAQALEEQFPKVVQTQPELLAHHYTEAGVPTRAIVHWRTAGMRALMRSANQEAVNHLNQALTLLGTQPDTPQRTQQELQLLSFLGIPLTQVRGLRAPEVKRTYARVRELFPLVGDALPALEVSYWGPFSYSYSRAEFPEAHALGKQLVEVGSRQRHQDLLAQGYRMMATIFFAWGRVHESLDNVERAVACSDSSLEEHMRLAVQQWVDPTAVALAHGAVIHSVSGQHEKALRWGQEALTLSERIGHPQTRAYVLLYAAMACQVRGDARGTLSRAEAHLELAHQVRLLTEWVWVGMLRAWALSELGLPEAGLVQMRQGLSRWRLVGMHASMTYFVGMLAQVHLRRRRPQEALRAVNEALRWAESTGERFYESEVYRVGAQAWRELGDEERAREFFQRAVHIAREQGAGLFEQRALRLLEPHEARPEDAEHPSRSEQPSPEEAARHAHE; encoded by the coding sequence ATGGCTGATGGGACCCCGGACAGCACCGACAATCCAGCCTCGAACCAGGCGCCACGAAGTCAGGGCGCCGGACTGGAGGATTCCGATTTCGATGATTCCCTCCTGCGGGCCGTGGCCGAGGGGCCCGCCTTGTTCCGCAAGCCGGCTGTCGGGGAACGGCTGGGTGGCTCGGATGGGCGGCGCTTCGAGATCCTCGGAGAGCTGGGGCAGGGGGGCATGGGTCAGGTGTTCCGCGCGCGCGACGCGGAGCTGCAGCGCGTGGTGGCCCTCAAGTTCTTCCGGCCCCGGGAGGATGCCGGGGCCGCTGGTTCCCTGGAGCTGTTGCGGCAGGAGTCGCGGGCCATCGCGCGGTTGGATCACGAGAACATCATCCGGGTCTTCGATGTGGCCGAATGGGTGGGCGCTTCGTGGGAGCCCCGGATTCCCTTCCTCATCATGGAGTGCTTGGAGGGCGAATCGCTCACATCCCTGTTGCGGCGGGAGCGGCGGCCAGGCGTGCGGCGTGCCCTGGAGGTGATGGAGGGGGTGGCGGCCGGTCTGGCGCACGCGCACGAGCGCCACATCCTCCACCGCGACCTCAAGCCGAGCAATGTCTTCATCAGTCCCCAGGGACGCGTGAAGCTGTTCGACTTCGGGCTCGCCTGGTCTCGTCTGGCCGGCGATTCCGCCTCGGCCTTCCTGCCCATCGCCGGGACGCCCGCCTATATGTCCCCCGAGCAGTGGCGGGGCGGCGCGCAGGACGCGCGCAGCGATCTCTGGTCCGCGGGCGTCCTGCTGTACGAGCTGTTGTGTGGGGATCCGCCCTATCCGTGCGCCTCGTTGGATGAGCTGCGCGAGCGCGTCACCTCGACCGAGCCGGTGCCCTCGGTGCGCACCTGCTGTCCGGATGTGCCCGAGGAGCTGGAGGCCCTGGTGGCCTCGCTCCTGGCGAAGGCGCCCGAGGCGCGCCTGCCCTCCGCCCAGCAGCTCCTGGATCGGCTGCGCCAACTACAGGAGGGCCTGGGTCCCTGGCGCGAGGAACCCCGGGGGGTGGTGCCCCAGCGCCGGGCGGTGACGCTGATGTCCTGCCTCCTGGTGGGCGCGCAGGGTGTTTCCGAGACGTCCGATCCCGAGGACCTGAGCGAGCTGGAGGCCAACTTCCACAAGCGCTGCTCGGAGATCACCCAGGCACATGGGGGCTCCATCACCAGCTGCATGGGGGATGAAGTGCTGGCCTGCTTCGGCTACCCGGTGGCTCACGAGGAGGATGCCGAGCACGCCGTGGCGACGGCGCTCGAACTCTCCGCGAACGGGTTCGTCCTCCAGGTGGGCCTGCATACGGAGACGGTGGTGTTGGATGACAGTCTTCCTCAGCTTCATGGCCGCGCGCCCACCATCCAGGGCGAGGCGCCGCGCATCGCCGCGTGGCTCGCCCGGCAGGCTCGTCCCGGCACCGTCGTCCTCAGCCAGACCACGCATACCCTGGTGCGACAGGCGTTCGACGCCGTCCCCCTGGGGGAACACTCCTTCGAGGGGTTGTCGAAGGCGCGCCCGATGCCTCTCTGGCGGGCGGTGCGCGCGCGCGAGACGGTGTTCCGCTTCGATCGCACGCTGGCCGCCGGGGCGCTCACCCCCATGGTGGGCCGCGAGGAGGAGCTGCGGCGGCTGCTCGGCTTCTGGAAGGAGGCCCAGGAAGGCCGAGGCTCCTTCGTGTTGCTCTCGGGTGAGGCGGGTCTCGGCAAGTCCCGGCTCCTCCTGGAACTGCGCCAGCGAATACCGCCATCCTCGTGCACCCTCCTGCGCTGCCAATGCTGGAGCCAGTTCTCCCAGAGCGCCTTCCACCCCATCATCGAGATGATGCAGGGGATGCTCAGGCTGGCGCCGGAGGGCTCGCCCCAGGACAACCGCCGCGTGCTGGACGCGCGCCTGACGCAGTGGGGCCTGGACGAGGAGCAGCGCGAGCTCCTCGCCGCCTTCCTCTCGCTCCCCTCGGAGGGGGCCGCCCCGCGCTTTCCCCTGTCGCCGGAGCAGCGAAAGGAGCGCACCCGCGAGGCGCTCACGGAACTGCTGCTCCACCTGACCCACGCGCGGCCCGTGCTCGGCGTGGTGGAGGACCTGCACTGGGCGGATCCCTCCACCCGGGAACTGCTCAACACGGTGCTGAGCCGGGTGGGGCACGCGCGGATGCTCTTCGTCGCGAGCACCCGGGAGGCGGACGGCCGGAGCGAGGGGCCGTCCTATCACCACGTGACGCTGGAGCGATTGTCGGCGCCGCTCACGGCCCGCTTGGCGCGCGAGGCGGCCAATACGGAGCTGCCGGAGGAGATGCTCCGCCTGTTGGTGGAGAAGACGGAGGGGGTGCCTCTCTTCGTGGAGGAGCTGTCTCGTCAGGTGGCCGCCGGCGGCAGCGTGCCCGCCCTGCCCCTCACCCTGCACGGGTTGCTGCTGGCGCGGCTGGATGCGCTGCCGGTGCGGCTCAAGACGCTGGTGCAACTGTGTGCCGTGGTGGGCCGCGGCTTCACCCGGAAGTTGATGGCGTCGCTGACCCGGCGTGAGCCGTCCTCGTTGCGCGAGGATCTGGAGGCCCTGGTGGCCGCGGGCCTGCTCCAGCGGAGTGAAGACGTGGAGGAGGGCATTGCCTACCAGTTCCGCCATGCCCTCTTCCAGGAGGCCGCCTACCAGTCCCTTCCCCGGGGCCCCCGGCGTCACCACCACCGGAGGATCGCCCAGGCACTGGAAGAGCAGTTCCCCAAGGTGGTGCAGACCCAGCCGGAGCTGCTCGCCCACCACTACACCGAGGCCGGAGTCCCCACGCGCGCTATCGTGCATTGGCGGACCGCCGGGATGCGCGCCCTCATGCGTTCGGCGAACCAGGAGGCCGTGAACCACCTGAACCAGGCGCTCACGCTGCTCGGCACCCAACCCGATACCCCCCAACGCACCCAGCAGGAATTGCAGCTGCTCTCCTTCCTGGGCATTCCACTGACCCAGGTGCGCGGCTTGAGAGCCCCCGAGGTGAAGCGCACCTACGCCCGGGTGCGCGAACTGTTTCCCCTCGTGGGCGACGCGCTGCCAGCCCTGGAGGTGTCCTACTGGGGGCCGTTCTCCTATTCCTACAGCCGCGCCGAGTTCCCCGAAGCCCACGCCCTGGGCAAACAGCTCGTGGAGGTGGGCTCCCGCCAGCGGCACCAGGATCTGCTCGCCCAGGGCTACCGCATGATGGCCACCATCTTCTTCGCCTGGGGGCGGGTGCACGAGTCGCTCGACAACGTGGAGCGCGCCGTGGCGTGCTCGGATTCCTCCCTGGAAGAGCACATGCGGCTGGCCGTGCAGCAGTGGGTGGATCCCACGGCGGTGGCACTCGCCCACGGCGCCGTCATCCACTCGGTGAGCGGCCAGCACGAGAAGGCCCTGCGCTGGGGCCAGGAGGCACTCACGCTCTCCGAGCGCATCGGTCATCCCCAGACGCGCGCCTACGTGCTCCTCTACGCCGCGATGGCCTGTCAGGTTCGCGGCGATGCGCGCGGGACACTCTCGCGGGCCGAGGCTCATCTCGAGCTCGCGCACCAGGTGCGCCTGCTGACGGAATGGGTGTGGGTCGGCATGCTGCGTGCCTGGGCGCTCTCCGAACTGGGCCTCCCCGAGGCGGGCCTGGTGCAGATGCGCCAGGGGTTGAGCCGGTGGCGCCTCGTGGGTATGCACGCGTCAATGACCTACTTCGTGGGCATGCTGGCGCAGGTGCACCTGCGGCGCAGGCGGCCCCAGGAAGCCCTGCGCGCGGTGAACGAGGCCCTGCGATGGGCGGAGTCGACGGGCGAGCGCTTCTACGAGTCGGAGGTGTACCGTGTCGGCGCCCAGGCGTGGCGGGAGCTGGGCGATGAGGAGCGGGCACGTGAGTTCTTCCAGCGGGCCGTGCACATCGCGCGGGAACAGGGCGCCGGGCTGTTCGAGCAGCGCGCCCTGCGGCTCCTGGAGCCACACGAGGCGCGGCCCGAGGACGCCGAGCACCCATCGCGCTCCGAGCAACCCTCCCCCGAGGAGGCGGCGCGGCACGCACACGAATGA
- a CDS encoding GMC oxidoreductase, which translates to MNPRQQRREHFDVIIVGSGFGGSVMAWRLAEAGLRVCVLERGKAYPPGSFPRSPYGMRRNFWDPHQGLHGLFNIWSFPGLAGVVSSGLGGGSLIYANVLLRKDEKTFVRESPRHGGYEYWPVNREELESHYDAVEKMLGAQRYPFDQEPYRHTAKTIAMKLAAERMGLKADWELPPLAVTFGNPGQPSIPGEPIHEPHGNLHGRTRLTCRLCGECDIGCNYGSKNTLDYTYLSAARRAGAELRTRCEVRSFWHERDGYGVEYLDHSQAQEGEPPQEPLSNQPGRVITADKLVLSAGTFGTTYLLLKSQASLPGLSTRLGTQFSGNGDLVSFVSKCVQRGNRGYEPRLLDGGHGPVITSSLYIRDAAQGGTGRGFYIQDAGYPEFVNWLHEGLNQVALTRRLARLGIRLAQGWLGLNKDTDVSAEIGDAIGDCVGSSSSLPLLAMGRDMPTGHMSLNEAGMLTVDWKMRDSSDYFQRVRRTMARVARVLGGKFIQYPLGMLSRIIVAHPLGGCPMGRSVADGVVDSHGEVFNHPGLYVADGSVLPGPTGVNPSLTIAALADRFAEHLIEHSRHPTRSRVSGREQPVALH; encoded by the coding sequence ATGAATCCAAGACAACAACGACGAGAACATTTCGATGTCATCATCGTGGGGTCTGGCTTTGGCGGCTCGGTGATGGCCTGGCGCCTGGCCGAGGCGGGCCTGCGCGTCTGCGTCCTGGAGCGGGGCAAGGCCTATCCCCCCGGCTCGTTCCCGCGCAGCCCCTATGGCATGCGCCGCAACTTCTGGGACCCCCACCAGGGGCTCCATGGGCTCTTCAACATCTGGTCCTTCCCCGGGCTCGCGGGCGTGGTGTCGAGCGGACTCGGCGGGGGCTCGCTCATCTACGCCAACGTGCTGCTGCGCAAGGACGAGAAGACCTTCGTGCGCGAGTCTCCCCGCCACGGGGGCTACGAGTACTGGCCCGTCAACCGCGAGGAGCTGGAGTCGCACTACGACGCCGTGGAGAAGATGCTCGGCGCCCAGCGCTACCCGTTCGATCAGGAGCCCTACCGCCACACCGCCAAGACGATCGCGATGAAGCTCGCCGCCGAGCGCATGGGGCTGAAGGCCGACTGGGAGCTGCCCCCGCTCGCGGTGACGTTCGGCAACCCCGGACAGCCCTCCATCCCGGGCGAGCCCATCCACGAGCCGCATGGGAACCTGCACGGACGCACGCGCCTGACGTGCCGGCTGTGCGGCGAGTGCGACATCGGCTGCAACTACGGCAGCAAGAACACGCTCGACTACACGTACCTGTCGGCCGCCAGGCGGGCCGGGGCGGAGCTGCGCACGCGCTGCGAGGTGCGCTCCTTCTGGCATGAGCGCGACGGCTATGGCGTCGAGTACCTGGACCATTCCCAGGCCCAGGAGGGCGAGCCTCCCCAGGAGCCCCTGTCCAACCAGCCGGGCAGGGTCATCACGGCGGACAAGCTCGTGCTGTCGGCGGGCACCTTCGGCACCACGTATCTGCTGCTCAAGAGCCAGGCGTCGCTGCCGGGGCTCAGCACCCGGCTCGGCACGCAGTTCAGCGGCAATGGCGACCTGGTGTCCTTCGTCTCCAAGTGCGTCCAGCGGGGCAACCGTGGCTACGAGCCCCGCCTGCTCGATGGGGGCCATGGCCCGGTCATCACCAGCAGCCTGTACATTCGCGACGCGGCCCAGGGGGGCACCGGCCGTGGCTTCTACATCCAGGACGCCGGCTACCCGGAGTTCGTCAACTGGCTCCACGAGGGACTCAACCAGGTCGCCCTCACACGCCGCCTCGCCCGGCTGGGGATCCGGCTCGCCCAGGGCTGGCTGGGGTTGAACAAGGACACCGACGTGAGCGCGGAGATCGGCGATGCGATCGGCGACTGCGTGGGCTCCTCCAGCTCGCTGCCGCTGCTCGCCATGGGCCGGGATATGCCCACCGGGCACATGTCCCTCAACGAGGCGGGCATGCTGACGGTCGACTGGAAGATGCGCGACTCGTCTGACTACTTCCAGCGCGTGCGGCGCACCATGGCCCGGGTGGCCCGCGTGCTCGGGGGGAAGTTCATCCAGTACCCGCTCGGCATGCTCAGCCGCATCATCGTCGCGCATCCGCTCGGGGGCTGCCCCATGGGCCGCTCCGTGGCCGACGGCGTGGTGGACTCCCATGGCGAGGTCTTCAACCACCCCGGCCTCTACGTGGCGGATGGCTCGGTGCTGCCGGGCCCCACGGGCGTCAACCCGAGCCTCACCATCGCGGCGCTCGCCGATCGTTTCGCCGAGCACCTCATCGAGCACTCGCGCCACCCCACCCGCTCCCGCGTCTCCGGGCGCGAGCAGCCGGTGGCCCTCCACTGA